A portion of the Thermosediminibacter oceani DSM 16646 genome contains these proteins:
- a CDS encoding PTS sugar transporter subunit IIA, with protein MIGILIVSHGNLGKELLKSAELIVGNQERTMALGLFPGDNIEEFKNNILETIKMLDEGDGVLIFIDFYGGSPSNVTIIGSRDLEDNLKVEYITGVNMPMIIEALTMRKNYNLSMLKEHCIEKGHCGIKDLRKVISDYEIA; from the coding sequence ATGATAGGAATTTTAATAGTTTCACATGGAAATTTAGGCAAGGAGCTTTTAAAAAGTGCAGAACTTATTGTAGGAAATCAAGAGCGAACAATGGCCTTGGGGCTTTTTCCAGGTGACAATATTGAGGAATTTAAAAACAATATATTAGAAACGATTAAAATGCTCGATGAAGGTGATGGGGTTTTAATTTTTATAGATTTTTATGGTGGAAGTCCATCAAATGTTACTATTATCGGCAGCAGAGATTTAGAGGATAATCTAAAAGTCGAATATATAACGGGTGTTAATATGCCTATGATTATAGAAGCATTGACCATGCGAAAAAATTATAATTTAAGCATGCTAAAAGAGCATTGTATTGAGAAGGGACACTGCGGAATAAAAGATTTACGAAAAGTTATTTCTGACTACGAAATAGCTTAA
- a CDS encoding sigma-54-dependent transcriptional regulator — translation MLSLKRKDRIYQKLRDLTASLSLSVDNSRLGFEASYIGNLIGIDRSNASRELNSLVKEGKVLKIKGKPVLYLDRIYLQEKWGINFANTVIESQKKFILMLKEKGVLKGIKREIENNVTTNYVENSLDNLIGAQDSLKDQITRAKAAILYPPDGLHTLIVGPTGVGKTTFAEAMYKYAIQIGVLPEKSPFIIFNCADYAENPQLLLSQLFGYVKGAFTGADKEKRGLVDEANGGILFLDEVHRLPPEGQEMLFTLMDKGIYRRMGESENTRKAKVRIIAATTEEPQSVLLHTFLRRVPVVIQLPSLEMRTLKERLMFIYQFFWEESRRINVPIKVSKEVIKALLLYDCPGNIGQLKNDIRLICAGAFLEYMMSPNGVVEVKLSILSRHIQEGLFRIRDAKKNEEIIREVNNYKDVVFEGDNTELMNEFNKKFLGSAGNYEAKDDFYEIIVNNWRKYNEEGLSSEEIRRKIENQIKEYFNKYLLSGESEPNTINRDVVLKFVSPDILEAVEYALNNVKDKFKGLIDQRIIYTITLHIATLLERLKKGIVISHPDRENIAKDYQFEYIAAEEIKAKLEEKLYVKIPEDETAFLAMFLHALRIGRKDENIGVLVIMHGDHAASTMANVANVLLGVDHAKALDMPLDEKVEVTLNKAIDIVKQIDKGKGVLILVDMGSLTTFSEIISERTGIMTKTIDMVSTPIVIEATRKALMPDMTLDELTKEIMSLSFAFNNNKEKNEVIEYTQIEFENDMPFLKKSLINILDKTLTFLNPSKAYKILESVLKCILSDIGADIDEEILIKFLFHCSCMIERIIRGESLPYRNLDHIKNDQSVKFELIKKHFEIVEEVFGISIPDTEIAYIVEMISTYYGTLSIRVDTYI, via the coding sequence ATGTTAAGTTTAAAAAGGAAAGACAGAATTTATCAAAAATTAAGAGATCTTACCGCCTCACTATCCTTGAGTGTTGACAATAGCAGATTAGGATTTGAAGCTAGTTACATAGGTAATTTAATTGGTATTGATCGGTCTAATGCAAGCAGAGAACTTAATAGTTTAGTAAAAGAAGGAAAAGTTCTAAAAATTAAAGGTAAACCGGTTTTGTATTTAGATAGAATCTACTTACAAGAAAAGTGGGGTATAAATTTTGCTAATACAGTTATAGAGAGTCAAAAAAAGTTTATTTTAATGCTTAAAGAAAAGGGTGTATTAAAAGGTATAAAGAGAGAAATCGAAAATAATGTAACAACAAATTATGTAGAAAATAGTCTTGACAACCTCATAGGGGCTCAAGATAGCTTAAAAGACCAAATAACAAGAGCTAAAGCTGCAATACTATATCCTCCAGATGGCCTTCATACATTAATTGTTGGACCAACAGGTGTTGGTAAAACCACTTTTGCGGAAGCGATGTATAAGTATGCGATTCAGATAGGAGTGCTGCCAGAGAAATCTCCATTTATTATTTTCAATTGCGCGGATTATGCCGAAAACCCTCAATTATTACTGTCTCAATTGTTTGGCTATGTAAAAGGAGCTTTTACTGGTGCAGATAAAGAAAAAAGAGGTCTTGTTGATGAAGCTAATGGGGGAATTTTATTCTTAGACGAGGTACATCGTTTACCTCCAGAAGGTCAGGAAATGCTTTTCACATTAATGGATAAAGGGATTTATCGGAGAATGGGTGAGTCGGAAAATACAAGAAAAGCAAAGGTAAGGATAATTGCGGCTACAACCGAGGAACCGCAATCGGTTTTATTGCATACTTTTTTAAGAAGGGTTCCCGTTGTAATACAACTTCCGAGTTTGGAAATGCGTACGTTGAAAGAACGGCTGATGTTTATATATCAATTTTTTTGGGAGGAATCTCGCCGTATTAATGTGCCTATAAAAGTTTCAAAGGAGGTTATAAAAGCCTTACTATTATACGATTGTCCGGGAAATATAGGCCAGTTAAAGAATGACATCCGGCTTATATGTGCGGGAGCCTTTCTTGAGTATATGATGTCTCCGAATGGTGTAGTGGAGGTAAAACTTTCAATACTTTCCCGTCATATTCAAGAAGGATTATTTAGGATAAGGGATGCCAAGAAAAACGAGGAAATAATAAGAGAGGTTAATAATTATAAGGATGTTGTATTTGAGGGAGATAATACTGAACTAATGAATGAATTTAATAAAAAATTTCTTGGGAGTGCAGGCAATTATGAGGCAAAAGATGATTTTTATGAGATAATAGTAAATAACTGGAGGAAATATAATGAAGAGGGATTATCTTCTGAGGAAATCAGAAGAAAAATAGAAAATCAGATTAAAGAATATTTTAATAAGTATTTGCTTTCCGGTGAATCAGAGCCTAACACTATAAATCGGGATGTGGTATTAAAATTTGTAAGTCCAGATATCTTGGAAGCTGTGGAATATGCTTTAAATAATGTAAAAGATAAATTTAAAGGACTCATTGATCAACGGATAATTTATACTATAACGCTTCATATTGCGACACTTTTAGAAAGATTAAAAAAGGGCATAGTGATATCTCATCCGGATAGAGAAAATATAGCAAAAGATTACCAGTTTGAATATATTGCGGCAGAAGAAATAAAGGCTAAATTGGAAGAAAAGCTATACGTAAAAATACCCGAAGACGAAACGGCGTTTCTCGCTATGTTTTTGCATGCATTGAGAATAGGTAGAAAGGATGAAAACATAGGTGTATTAGTCATAATGCATGGGGATCATGCGGCAAGCACAATGGCGAATGTGGCAAATGTTCTTCTTGGGGTAGATCATGCAAAGGCTTTGGACATGCCTCTTGATGAAAAAGTTGAAGTTACATTAAATAAAGCTATTGACATTGTTAAGCAAATAGATAAGGGGAAAGGTGTACTTATATTGGTGGATATGGGATCCCTTACAACTTTTTCTGAGATAATTTCAGAAAGAACAGGGATTATGACAAAGACAATAGATATGGTAAGTACGCCTATTGTTATTGAAGCTACAAGAAAAGCTTTAATGCCTGATATGACTCTTGACGAACTAACGAAAGAAATCATGAGCTTGAGTTTTGCTTTTAACAATAATAAAGAGAAAAATGAAGTGATAGAATATACGCAAATAGAATTTGAAAATGATATGCCATTTTTAAAGAAAAGCTTGATTAATATACTTGATAAAACGTTGACCTTTTTAAATCCTAGTAAGGCATATAAAATTCTAGAGAGTGTGTTAAAGTGTATATTATCGGATATTGGTGCTGATATAGACGAAGAAATATTGATAAAATTCTTGTTTCATTGTTCATGTATGATAGAGAGGATTATAAGAGGTGAAAGTTTGCCTTATAGGAATTTAGATCATATTAAAAACGATCAAAGTGTTAAGTTTGAGCTTATAAAAAAACATTTTGAAATAGTGGAAGAGGTTTTTGGAATTTCAATACCTGATACAGAAATTGCGTATATAGTAGAAATGATTAGCACATATTATGGCACACTTTCTATTAGGGTTGACACATATATTTAA
- a CDS encoding PqqD family protein, whose product MGKENLLLMIPERKPHVKWTEDESGSIKLCIERDGIIARILQFVFNAPRKITLDLDEIGSTVWKLCDGKNTIYDIGNALSEKFGDRVEPLYPRLVKFIQMLCSGNYLFLKQKEDS is encoded by the coding sequence TTGGGCAAAGAAAACCTTCTGTTAATGATACCTGAGAGAAAACCTCACGTGAAGTGGACGGAAGATGAAAGCGGCAGTATAAAACTTTGCATCGAAAGGGATGGAATAATTGCCAGAATCCTTCAATTTGTTTTTAATGCTCCTCGAAAAATAACGCTGGACCTTGATGAAATAGGATCAACCGTATGGAAGCTGTGCGACGGTAAAAATACCATTTACGACATAGGCAATGCCCTTTCAGAAAAGTTCGGCGACAGAGTGGAGCCGCTATACCCAAGGCTTGTAAAATTTATTCAAATGCTCTGCAGTGGTAATTATTTGTTTTTAAAACAAAAGGAGGACTCTTGA
- a CDS encoding OPT family oligopeptide transporter, giving the protein MEKKKGLSEQAYKLKPGEQYIPYIPADRTVPELTAFSIVLGIILAIVFGAANAYLGLRVGMTVSASIPAAVASMAILRGIMRRESILENNMVQTIASSGESLAAGVIFTIPALFLWNANPSILQISSLAIIGGFLGVLMMIPLRRFLIVQEHGKLPYPEGTACAEVLVAGEVGGVSARTVFTGLGVGAIYKLIADGFKIFPSEIEWPVPGYRTLIGADILPALLGVGFIIGPQIAAYMLAGAVLGWFGFIPLISHFGSYINQVIYPASAPIAELDAWGIWSFYLRYIGAGAVAFGGIVSLIKALPTIINAFRQSVGGFSLKDENEGKPRTDRDIPMKWVLVGTLILIILIAFSPFIPVGIPGAILIALFGFFFVTVSSRIVGIVGSSSNPVSGMTIATLLFTTIIFKALGMTGLEGMVAAISVGGIICLAAANAGDTSQDLKTGFLVGSTPWKQQIGEFIGVFASGLLIGFVLILLNQAYGFGSKELAAPQATLMKLVIEGVMNGNLPWSLVFTGFAAAAVVELFGIASLPFAVGLYLPIHLSVPIMVGGLVRGFLEKVTKSEEDLKKKVENGVLYASGLIAGEGIMGIIIAAFVAANVDIAFGNNVLGQVGGLVAFIILTLTLISVCFKKVEE; this is encoded by the coding sequence GTGGAAAAAAAGAAAGGGTTATCGGAGCAGGCTTATAAACTTAAGCCCGGTGAACAGTATATCCCCTATATTCCCGCTGATCGCACGGTACCCGAATTAACCGCTTTTTCAATAGTACTCGGAATCATCCTTGCTATTGTATTTGGAGCTGCCAACGCTTATCTCGGCCTAAGAGTGGGAATGACCGTAAGCGCCTCCATTCCGGCTGCTGTGGCTTCGATGGCCATTTTGCGCGGAATAATGCGCAGGGAATCTATACTCGAAAACAACATGGTTCAGACCATCGCATCTTCGGGCGAATCGCTGGCTGCAGGCGTAATATTTACAATACCCGCGCTGTTTTTGTGGAACGCCAACCCGAGCATTTTGCAGATTTCGAGCCTTGCAATTATCGGCGGATTTCTCGGTGTTCTGATGATGATCCCGCTCAGAAGGTTCCTCATAGTGCAGGAGCACGGGAAACTTCCGTACCCTGAGGGCACGGCCTGCGCTGAGGTGCTCGTCGCCGGCGAGGTCGGCGGCGTCAGTGCAAGGACGGTCTTCACCGGTCTTGGAGTAGGAGCCATTTACAAATTGATAGCAGACGGGTTTAAAATCTTTCCATCAGAGATCGAATGGCCCGTACCCGGATACAGGACGTTAATTGGTGCGGATATTCTTCCGGCGCTGCTCGGCGTAGGATTCATAATAGGGCCGCAAATAGCAGCGTATATGCTTGCCGGCGCAGTTCTCGGCTGGTTCGGCTTTATACCTCTAATTTCCCACTTCGGAAGTTACATTAATCAGGTCATATACCCTGCATCAGCTCCGATTGCCGAGCTCGATGCCTGGGGCATCTGGAGTTTTTACCTCAGGTATATCGGTGCCGGTGCGGTAGCCTTTGGCGGAATAGTAAGTTTGATAAAGGCACTGCCCACTATCATCAATGCCTTCCGCCAGTCGGTAGGCGGCTTCAGCTTAAAAGACGAAAACGAAGGTAAACCCCGCACCGACAGAGATATACCGATGAAATGGGTATTGGTGGGAACCCTTATACTGATAATTTTAATCGCTTTTAGCCCCTTCATACCTGTAGGTATTCCCGGAGCAATTCTCATCGCATTATTCGGATTCTTCTTCGTCACGGTTTCGTCCAGGATCGTGGGTATTGTTGGAAGCTCGTCCAACCCGGTTTCCGGTATGACTATTGCTACGTTGCTTTTCACAACAATAATTTTTAAGGCTCTTGGCATGACGGGACTTGAGGGAATGGTTGCCGCCATTTCGGTGGGTGGAATTATCTGCCTTGCAGCGGCCAACGCCGGTGATACTTCACAGGACCTGAAGACCGGATTCCTGGTCGGCTCCACTCCCTGGAAACAGCAGATTGGAGAATTTATAGGTGTATTCGCATCGGGATTGCTCATAGGCTTTGTTTTAATTCTCCTGAACCAAGCCTACGGCTTTGGAAGCAAGGAACTAGCAGCTCCGCAGGCAACCCTGATGAAACTCGTAATAGAAGGAGTTATGAACGGAAATCTACCGTGGTCGCTGGTATTTACCGGTTTTGCTGCAGCAGCTGTCGTAGAGCTTTTCGGCATAGCGTCACTGCCCTTTGCCGTTGGACTGTATCTACCCATTCACCTCAGCGTGCCCATCATGGTAGGCGGTTTAGTAAGAGGCTTCCTTGAAAAGGTCACGAAATCCGAAGAAGATCTGAAGAAGAAAGTTGAAAACGGTGTTCTCTACGCTTCCGGATTGATTGCCGGCGAGGGAATAATGGGAATTATCATTGCGGCTTTTGTAGCTGCAAATGTCGACATTGCTTTCGGGAATAATGTCCTCGGACAGGTCGGAGGCCTTGTTGCTTTCATAATTCTGACACTTACTCTGATCAGCGTATGCTTTAAAAAGGTTGAAGAATAA